From Rhodopseudomonas palustris, a single genomic window includes:
- a CDS encoding DUF3606 domain-containing protein translates to MAAKKATKKTTTRGRKQDRARVASGQDYEVRYEANKTGRSAPAVKKAVKKVGNARKKVEKRLAKKG, encoded by the coding sequence ATGGCTGCGAAGAAAGCCACCAAGAAGACCACGACGCGCGGACGCAAGCAGGACCGGGCGCGCGTCGCCTCCGGCCAGGACTACGAAGTGCGCTACGAGGCCAACAAGACCGGCCGCTCCGCGCCCGCAGTGAAGAAGGCCGTCAAGAAGGTCGGCAACGCGCGCAAGAAGGTGGAGAAGCGGCTGGCAAAGAAGGGGTGA
- a CDS encoding ArsR/SmtB family transcription factor: MTDTVDIARFADMLAAMGTEPRLRIMRTLLSAHPDGLVVGEIGDELGIAPSTLSHHLDKLKNEGLVQSRREGTFLRYTAIADALRELLAFLYAECCTRSRAVRAEDVVCCPTENRNAH; encoded by the coding sequence ATGACCGACACCGTCGATATCGCCCGCTTCGCCGACATGCTCGCCGCGATGGGCACCGAGCCCAGGCTCCGCATCATGCGCACGCTGCTGTCGGCGCATCCGGACGGGCTGGTGGTCGGCGAGATCGGCGACGAACTCGGCATCGCTCCGTCGACGCTGTCGCATCATCTCGACAAGCTGAAGAACGAAGGCCTGGTGCAGTCCCGCCGAGAAGGCACCTTCCTGCGCTACACCGCCATCGCCGATGCGCTGCGCGAGCTGCTGGCCTTCCTCTATGCCGAATGCTGCACCCGCTCCCGCGCGGTGCGGGCCGAAGACGTCGTCTGCTGCCCAACGGAGAACCGCAATGCCCACTGA
- a CDS encoding HAD-IA family hydrolase has product MIEAVIWDFGGVLTSSPFEAFARFETERGLPIDIIRRTNAANHFENAWAKFERAEIDLDTFDALFAEESRALGAEVRGRDVLPLLSGTLRPEMVAALKIIKQNHKTGCITNNLPANAIGSASGRTLYVAEVMALFDHVIESAKIGLRKPDPKIYRMMTDALGVDPKACVYLDDLGVNLKPAREMGMATIKVTSGEQAIAELEDATGLNLRNG; this is encoded by the coding sequence ATGATCGAGGCGGTGATCTGGGATTTCGGCGGGGTGCTCACGAGTTCGCCATTCGAAGCGTTTGCACGGTTCGAGACCGAGCGCGGGCTGCCGATCGACATCATCCGCCGCACCAACGCCGCCAATCATTTCGAGAACGCCTGGGCCAAGTTCGAGCGCGCCGAGATCGATCTCGACACCTTCGACGCGCTGTTCGCCGAGGAATCCCGCGCGCTCGGCGCCGAAGTGCGCGGCCGGGACGTGCTGCCGCTGTTGTCCGGCACGCTGCGGCCCGAGATGGTCGCCGCCCTGAAGATCATCAAGCAGAACCACAAGACCGGCTGCATCACCAACAATCTGCCGGCCAACGCGATCGGCTCGGCGTCGGGACGGACGCTGTACGTCGCCGAGGTGATGGCGCTGTTCGACCATGTGATCGAATCCGCCAAGATCGGCCTGCGCAAGCCGGACCCGAAGATCTACCGGATGATGACCGACGCGCTCGGCGTCGACCCGAAGGCCTGCGTGTATCTCGACGATCTCGGCGTCAACCTCAAGCCGGCGCGCGAGATGGGCATGGCGACCATCAAGGTGACGAGCGGCGAGCAGGCGATCGCCGAGCTCGAAGACGCGACCGGGCTGAACCTCCGCAACGGCTGA
- the arsB gene encoding ACR3 family arsenite efflux transporter — MSTFERYLTLWVALCIVVGIALGHLMPGAFQVIGAAEIAKVNLPVAALIWLMIIPMLVRIDFAALGQVREHWRGIGVTLFINWAVKPFSMAALAWLFVGWLFRAYLPADQINSYIAGLIILAAAPCTAMVFVWSNLTKGEPHFTLSQVALNDTIMVFAFAPIVGLLLGLSAITVPWDTLVLSVVLYIVVPVIIAQGLRRWALASGGEASLQRLLGVFQPLSLVALLATLVLLFGFQGEQIIRQPLVIALLAVPILIQVYFNAGLAYLLNRLSGEQHCVAGPSALIGASNFFELAVAAAISLFGFESGAALATVVGVLIEVPVMLTVVAIVNRSKRWYEADAEAPVARTPS; from the coding sequence ATGTCCACCTTCGAACGCTATCTCACCCTGTGGGTCGCGCTGTGTATCGTCGTCGGCATCGCGCTCGGGCATCTGATGCCGGGGGCGTTTCAGGTGATCGGGGCGGCGGAGATCGCCAAGGTCAATCTGCCGGTAGCGGCGCTGATCTGGCTGATGATCATTCCGATGCTGGTGCGGATCGACTTCGCCGCCTTGGGCCAGGTGCGCGAGCACTGGCGCGGCATCGGCGTGACGCTGTTCATCAACTGGGCGGTGAAGCCGTTCTCGATGGCGGCGCTGGCGTGGCTGTTCGTCGGCTGGCTGTTCAGGGCGTATCTGCCGGCGGACCAGATCAACTCCTACATCGCCGGCCTGATCATCCTGGCGGCGGCGCCGTGCACCGCGATGGTGTTCGTGTGGTCGAACCTGACCAAGGGCGAGCCGCATTTCACCCTGAGCCAGGTGGCGCTCAACGACACCATCATGGTGTTCGCGTTCGCGCCGATCGTCGGCCTCCTGCTCGGCCTGTCGGCTATCACCGTGCCGTGGGACACGCTGGTGCTGTCGGTGGTGCTGTACATCGTGGTGCCGGTGATCATCGCGCAGGGCCTGCGCCGCTGGGCGCTGGCGTCGGGCGGCGAGGCGAGCTTGCAGCGGCTGCTCGGCGTGTTCCAGCCGCTGTCGCTGGTGGCGCTGCTGGCGACGCTGGTGCTGCTGTTCGGCTTCCAGGGCGAACAGATCATCCGGCAGCCGCTGGTGATCGCGTTGCTCGCGGTGCCGATCCTGATCCAGGTGTATTTCAACGCCGGGCTGGCGTACCTGCTCAACCGGCTCAGCGGCGAGCAGCATTGCGTCGCCGGGCCGTCGGCGCTGATCGGCGCCAGCAACTTCTTCGAACTCGCGGTGGCCGCGGCGATCAGCCTGTTTGGCTTCGAATCCGGAGCCGCGCTCGCCACCGTGGTCGGCGTGCTGATCGAGGTGCCGGTGATGCTGACGGTGGTGGCGATCGTCAACCGCTCCAAGCGCTGGTACGAGGCCGACGCCGAGGCGCCGGTGGCGCGGACACCGAGCTGA
- a CDS encoding ArsR/SmtB family transcription factor, translating to MDTEALCYLNALSDPTRLAAVRLLWDGEEHCVCELMRVLGATQSRMSRHMAVLRSAGLVIDRRDAQWVRYRRSPNLSPEAVALVEAALAFRRKRRARAA from the coding sequence ATGGACACCGAAGCTCTCTGCTATCTCAACGCGCTCTCCGATCCGACCCGGCTCGCAGCGGTGCGGCTGCTGTGGGACGGCGAGGAGCACTGCGTCTGCGAACTGATGCGCGTGCTCGGCGCGACGCAGTCGCGGATGTCTCGGCATATGGCGGTGCTACGCAGCGCCGGTCTGGTCATCGATCGGCGCGACGCGCAGTGGGTGCGCTACCGGCGCTCTCCGAATCTGTCGCCCGAAGCGGTGGCGCTGGTCGAGGCCGCGCTCGCCTTCAGGCGCAAACGGCGCGCGAGGGCCGCATGA
- a CDS encoding SDR family oxidoreductase, with protein MTFAGKAALVTGGSKGIGFAIARALAQAGCDVMICARDEAEIAQALPALRDGVAGRVHGVACDVRDESEVRRLIDHAVTAFDGLDILVNNAGIGLLGPVESFAPSDWRATIDTNLTGAFYCCHYAIPALKARGGGAIVNIGSRSSVNAYGGGAAYCASKFGLLGLSESLLQELHPYGIRVSCVMPGRVATDFADEPPQDWHLSADDVAQAVIDVLSFAPRALASRIELRPARPPSPAPR; from the coding sequence GTGACGTTCGCCGGCAAGGCCGCGCTGGTCACCGGCGGCAGCAAGGGCATCGGCTTTGCGATCGCGCGGGCGCTGGCGCAGGCCGGCTGCGACGTGATGATCTGCGCCCGCGACGAGGCCGAGATCGCCCAGGCGCTGCCGGCGCTGCGCGACGGCGTCGCCGGCCGGGTTCACGGCGTGGCGTGCGACGTTCGCGACGAGTCGGAGGTGCGCCGGCTGATCGACCACGCCGTCACGGCGTTCGACGGCCTCGACATTCTGGTCAACAACGCCGGCATCGGCCTGCTCGGCCCGGTCGAGAGCTTCGCCCCCTCGGATTGGCGCGCGACGATCGACACCAATCTCACCGGCGCGTTCTATTGCTGCCACTACGCGATCCCGGCGCTGAAGGCGCGCGGCGGCGGCGCCATCGTCAACATCGGCAGCCGCTCCAGCGTCAACGCCTATGGCGGCGGCGCGGCGTATTGCGCCTCGAAATTCGGCCTGCTCGGGCTATCGGAATCGCTGCTGCAGGAGCTGCATCCTTACGGCATCCGCGTCAGTTGCGTGATGCCCGGCCGAGTCGCCACCGACTTCGCCGACGAACCGCCGCAGGACTGGCACCTGTCCGCCGACGACGTCGCGCAGGCGGTGATCGACGTGCTGTCGTTCGCGCCGCGGGCGCTGGCGAGCCGGATCGAGCTGCGGCCGGCGCGGCCGCCATCGCCGGCGCCGCGATGA
- a CDS encoding thioredoxin family protein produces the protein MKDVKVLGSGCKRCIETAALVQGEADRLGVPIRLEKVTDYAEIAKFGIASTPGVVVDGKVVHAGGLPKAESIAAWLSS, from the coding sequence ATGAAGGACGTCAAGGTGCTTGGTTCGGGCTGCAAGCGCTGCATCGAAACCGCCGCTCTGGTGCAGGGCGAGGCGGACCGCCTCGGCGTGCCGATCCGGCTGGAGAAGGTCACCGACTACGCCGAGATCGCCAAATTCGGCATCGCCTCGACGCCGGGCGTGGTGGTGGACGGCAAGGTAGTGCATGCCGGCGGGTTGCCGAAGGCCGAGAGCATCGCGGCGTGGCTGTCGAGCTGA
- a CDS encoding ArsR/SmtB family transcription factor: protein MEANAALDALSALSQETRLAVFRLLVRCEPDGVAAGDLAKAVGVPANTMSVHLGVLSRAGLVTSERHSRSIVYRADLARFRALMLFMLMDCCDGRSDICAPLIADLTPCCPSKETVDV, encoded by the coding sequence ATGGAAGCAAATGCAGCCCTCGATGCTCTGTCGGCCCTGTCGCAGGAAACCCGCCTCGCGGTGTTCCGGCTGCTGGTCCGGTGCGAGCCGGATGGCGTCGCCGCCGGCGATCTCGCCAAGGCGGTGGGGGTGCCGGCCAACACCATGTCGGTGCATCTCGGCGTGTTGAGCCGCGCCGGCCTGGTGACCTCGGAGCGGCACAGCCGCTCGATCGTGTACCGCGCCGATCTGGCGCGGTTCCGAGCCCTGATGCTGTTCATGCTGATGGATTGCTGCGACGGCCGCAGCGACATCTGTGCCCCGCTGATCGCCGACCTGACCCCCTGTTGTCCTTCGAAAGAGACCGTCGATGTCTGA
- the arsC gene encoding arsenate reductase (glutaredoxin) (This arsenate reductase requires both glutathione and glutaredoxin to convert arsenate to arsenite, after which the efflux transporter formed by ArsA and ArsB can extrude the arsenite from the cell, providing resistance.) has product MDVVIYHNPDCGTSRNTLGLIRNAGIEPHVIEYLKCPPSRAMLEQLIVRAGLTLRQLLREKGTPYHELKLDDPALSYEDLMAAVIAHPILINRPLVVTPKGVRLCRPSEQVIDLLPPQRGQFTKEDGELVTDASGRRVETA; this is encoded by the coding sequence ATGGACGTCGTCATCTATCACAACCCCGACTGCGGCACCTCGCGCAACACCCTCGGCCTGATCCGCAACGCCGGGATCGAGCCGCACGTCATCGAGTATCTGAAGTGCCCGCCGAGCCGGGCGATGCTCGAACAGTTGATTGTCCGCGCCGGGCTGACGCTGCGGCAGTTGCTGCGCGAGAAGGGCACGCCGTATCACGAACTGAAGCTGGACGATCCGGCACTGAGCTACGAGGATCTGATGGCGGCGGTGATCGCGCATCCGATCCTGATCAACCGGCCGCTGGTGGTGACGCCGAAGGGCGTGCGGCTGTGCCGGCCGTCCGAACAGGTCATCGACCTGCTGCCGCCGCAGCGCGGCCAGTTCACCAAGGAAGACGGCGAACTGGTGACCGACGCGAGCGGGCGCAGGGTCGAGACGGCGTAG
- a CDS encoding SDR family NAD(P)-dependent oxidoreductase: MSDNAALPLHGRRAMVTGAAQGIGLAIARTLAMQGAQVVLVNLRHDAGEAAARAINDAGGDAHFIVGDMSDEAAIAATVAASAAAIGGLDILVNNAAPSQRARPPFGEQSAALWDATEAVMLRGYMLTAQAALPHLAQARGAIVNLSSVLARSVAHETAAYHVAKAGVEQLTRYLGWHLGRSGVRVNAVAPGVVDRDDGPRLSDDPVNRAVIEAAVPLGRAATAAEIAEVVAFLCSPAAGYVTGQTLVIDGGLSLGEPFGVARSAVRAAIGAV; encoded by the coding sequence ATGAGCGATAACGCCGCCCTGCCCCTGCACGGCCGCCGCGCGATGGTCACCGGCGCGGCGCAGGGCATCGGCCTGGCGATCGCGCGCACGCTGGCGATGCAGGGCGCTCAGGTCGTCTTGGTCAACCTCAGGCACGATGCCGGCGAAGCCGCGGCGCGCGCGATCAACGACGCGGGCGGCGATGCGCACTTCATCGTCGGGGACATGAGCGACGAAGCGGCGATCGCCGCGACTGTGGCGGCGAGCGCCGCCGCGATCGGCGGGCTCGACATCCTGGTCAACAACGCCGCGCCGTCGCAGCGGGCGCGGCCGCCGTTCGGCGAGCAGAGCGCCGCGCTGTGGGACGCGACCGAAGCGGTGATGCTGCGCGGCTACATGCTCACCGCGCAGGCGGCGCTGCCGCATCTGGCGCAAGCGCGCGGCGCGATCGTGAACCTATCTTCGGTGCTGGCGCGCAGCGTCGCGCACGAGACCGCCGCCTATCACGTCGCCAAGGCCGGCGTCGAACAGCTCACCCGCTATCTCGGCTGGCACCTCGGCCGCAGCGGCGTGCGAGTCAATGCGGTGGCGCCCGGCGTGGTCGATCGCGACGACGGCCCGCGGCTGAGCGACGATCCAGTCAATCGCGCGGTGATCGAAGCCGCGGTGCCGCTCGGCCGCGCCGCCACCGCCGCCGAGATCGCCGAGGTGGTGGCGTTCCTGTGCTCGCCGGCTGCCGGCTACGTCACCGGCCAGACGCTGGTGATCGACGGCGGGCTGTCGCTGGGCGAGCCGTTCGGCGTCGCCCGCAGCGCGGTGCGCGCGGCGATCGGAGCCGTTTAA
- a CDS encoding B12-binding domain-containing radical SAM protein, translating into MTKLATPPSPVDHALIRADFARFAAARSLQRPSDLILIQPALVPEKFFDVTTARNGGYYNFPPAGLLYLAAAARAADPEIGIRLIDINHQLLKAAHSDGFDYGLWRDLVREAIGACAHPHVAVSYMFGTTKPCFVEVIELIRSEFPQVPILSGGVQATFDYQEILQSGLCDIVSRHEGERQLMNYLAALAGDADAVPEGMAFADGGRIVELGRPSGDNPVNWDILPFYDAINVEEYHRYGGLGAFSRYVGADKPYATVLATRGCRARCTFCTVRNFNGFGLRQRTVQDVIDEVKHLVTHHGIRYIDWLDDDLLWDRERTLALFKGLAEQVPRLEWTASNGVIAVAIDDEIMQAMVASGLRAFKIGVESGNDAMLKTIKKPTTKPKLRERARLFAKYPEVFVSTNFIIGFPDETFGQMMDSYDLAVELASDWASFYICQPLKGTEMFSAFQSLGDARTKEERYDKTINPGRSAERGEFGYRFAADRERLRTGWEVFDIPHQAVPDLEQQKEIWFSFNLVANFLDNPNFRPGGNVAKLARWIEAIHDGYPYDASMAAALAHAYWLLGDQVRHAHHRADFLRLTETSPYWQTRVAQFPELLSLAHVDDAPAWFAGSPPLALTRPLAFARPGQVPA; encoded by the coding sequence ATGACCAAGCTTGCCACCCCGCCCTCCCCCGTCGACCACGCGCTCATCCGCGCCGACTTCGCGCGCTTTGCCGCTGCGCGGTCGCTGCAGCGGCCGAGCGACCTGATCCTGATCCAGCCGGCGCTGGTGCCGGAGAAATTCTTCGACGTCACCACCGCACGCAACGGCGGCTACTACAACTTCCCGCCGGCCGGGCTGCTGTATCTCGCCGCGGCGGCGCGCGCCGCCGATCCGGAGATCGGCATCCGCCTGATCGACATCAATCATCAGTTGCTCAAGGCCGCGCACAGTGACGGCTTCGATTACGGCCTGTGGCGTGATCTGGTGCGCGAGGCGATCGGAGCCTGCGCCCATCCGCATGTCGCCGTATCGTACATGTTCGGCACCACCAAGCCGTGCTTCGTCGAGGTGATCGAGCTGATCCGCAGCGAATTTCCGCAGGTGCCGATCCTGTCGGGCGGGGTGCAGGCGACGTTCGACTATCAGGAAATCCTTCAAAGCGGGCTGTGCGACATCGTCTCGCGCCACGAGGGCGAGCGGCAGTTGATGAACTATCTGGCGGCGCTGGCGGGCGACGCCGACGCCGTGCCGGAGGGCATGGCGTTCGCCGATGGCGGCCGGATCGTCGAACTCGGCAGGCCCTCCGGCGACAATCCGGTGAATTGGGACATCCTGCCGTTCTACGACGCGATCAACGTCGAGGAGTATCACCGCTATGGCGGGCTCGGCGCGTTCTCGCGCTATGTCGGCGCCGACAAGCCCTACGCCACCGTGCTCGCCACCCGTGGCTGCCGGGCGCGCTGCACCTTCTGCACAGTGCGCAACTTCAACGGCTTCGGGCTGCGGCAGCGCACGGTGCAGGACGTGATCGACGAGGTGAAGCACCTCGTGACGCATCACGGCATCCGCTACATCGACTGGCTCGATGACGATCTGCTGTGGGACCGGGAGCGGACGCTGGCGCTGTTCAAGGGCCTCGCCGAACAGGTGCCCCGATTGGAATGGACCGCCAGCAACGGCGTGATCGCAGTGGCGATCGACGACGAGATCATGCAGGCAATGGTCGCGTCCGGGCTGCGCGCCTTCAAGATCGGGGTCGAGTCCGGCAACGACGCGATGCTGAAGACGATCAAGAAGCCGACCACCAAACCGAAATTGCGCGAGCGCGCCAGGCTGTTCGCGAAATACCCCGAGGTGTTCGTCTCGACCAATTTCATCATCGGCTTTCCCGACGAGACCTTCGGCCAGATGATGGACAGCTACGATCTCGCGGTCGAACTCGCCAGCGACTGGGCGAGCTTCTACATCTGCCAGCCGCTGAAGGGCACCGAGATGTTCTCGGCGTTCCAGTCGCTCGGCGACGCGCGCACCAAAGAAGAGCGCTACGACAAGACCATCAATCCCGGCCGCTCCGCCGAGCGCGGCGAATTCGGCTATCGCTTCGCCGCCGACCGCGAACGGCTGCGCACCGGCTGGGAGGTGTTCGACATCCCGCATCAGGCCGTGCCCGATCTCGAGCAGCAGAAGGAGATCTGGTTCAGCTTCAACCTGGTCGCGAACTTCCTCGACAATCCGAACTTCCGTCCCGGCGGCAACGTCGCCAAGCTGGCGCGCTGGATCGAGGCGATCCACGATGGTTATCCCTACGACGCCTCGATGGCGGCGGCGCTGGCGCACGCTTACTGGCTGCTCGGCGATCAGGTGCGCCACGCTCACCACCGCGCCGACTTCCTGCGGCTGACCGAGACTTCGCCGTATTGGCAGACCCGCGTGGCGCAATTCCCCGAACTGCTGTCGCTGGCGCATGTCGACGACGCGCCGGCCTGGTTCGCCGGTTCGCCCCCGCTGGCTCTGACCAGGCCGCTGGCGTTCGCCCGGCCCGGACAGGTGCCGGCGTGA
- a CDS encoding arsenate reductase ArsC — protein sequence MSDRIFNVLFLCTGNTARSIMAESILRKDGGGRFNAFSAGSQPKGVVNPFALKVLADGNYPTEGLRSKSWQEFAAADAPVMDFVFTVCDNAAGEACPVWPGQPMTAHWGIDDPAAVEGIDLEKERAFVQAFRFLKNRIGAFTALPIKRLDGVALGAKLREIGQSAGASHGRPEVA from the coding sequence ATGTCTGATCGCATCTTCAACGTGCTGTTTCTCTGCACCGGCAACACCGCCCGCTCGATCATGGCCGAGAGCATTCTGCGTAAGGACGGCGGCGGCCGGTTCAACGCCTTCTCCGCCGGCAGCCAGCCGAAAGGCGTGGTCAATCCGTTCGCGCTGAAAGTGCTGGCGGACGGCAACTACCCGACCGAGGGGCTGCGCTCCAAGAGCTGGCAGGAGTTCGCCGCCGCCGACGCCCCGGTGATGGATTTCGTGTTCACCGTCTGCGACAACGCCGCCGGCGAGGCCTGTCCGGTGTGGCCCGGCCAGCCGATGACCGCGCATTGGGGGATCGATGATCCCGCCGCGGTCGAAGGCATCGATCTCGAAAAAGAGCGCGCGTTCGTGCAGGCGTTCCGCTTCCTGAAGAACCGGATCGGCGCCTTCACCGCGCTGCCGATCAAGCGGCTCGACGGCGTCGCGCTCGGCGCCAAGCTGCGCGAGATCGGCCAGTCCGCTGGCGCCAGTCACGGCCGTCCGGAGGTGGCGTGA
- a CDS encoding permease, with product MTTKLIVTVLLVVLWGAVYAVLSPASEWIVRQLPLDPAGGSARALAFFIYDTPKVLMLLTLIVFAMGVVRSFFSPERTRALLAGRREGVGNVAAAGLGVLTPFCSCSAVPLFIGFVSAGVPLGVTFSFLISAPLVNEVALGLLLALLGWKVALLYLLFGLAVAIVAGMVIGRLHLEGWLEDWVRALRTEAAPLEAERLSVSDRIDAGVEAVRDIVGRVWRWIIAGIAIGAGIHGWVPEGLLAGIMGREAWWSVPAAVAIGIPMYSNAAGIVPVVEALLGKGAALGTTLAFMMSVTALSAPELIILRKVLNVRLIAVFVAVVGLGILAVGYLFNFLFG from the coding sequence ATGACGACCAAACTGATCGTCACCGTCCTGCTCGTGGTACTATGGGGCGCGGTGTACGCGGTGCTGTCGCCGGCCTCGGAATGGATCGTACGCCAGCTTCCGCTCGATCCGGCCGGCGGTTCGGCGCGGGCGCTGGCGTTCTTCATCTATGACACTCCCAAGGTGCTGATGCTGCTGACGCTGATCGTGTTCGCGATGGGCGTGGTGCGCAGCTTCTTCTCGCCTGAACGCACCCGCGCGCTGCTCGCCGGGCGGCGCGAAGGCGTCGGCAATGTCGCCGCTGCCGGGCTGGGCGTGCTGACGCCGTTCTGCTCGTGTTCTGCGGTGCCGCTGTTCATCGGCTTCGTCAGCGCCGGCGTGCCGCTCGGGGTGACGTTCTCGTTCCTGATCTCCGCGCCGCTGGTCAACGAGGTCGCGCTCGGGCTGCTGCTGGCGCTGCTCGGCTGGAAAGTGGCGCTGCTGTATCTGCTGTTCGGCCTCGCGGTTGCGATCGTCGCCGGCATGGTGATCGGTCGGCTGCATCTCGAAGGCTGGCTGGAGGACTGGGTGCGGGCGCTGCGCACCGAGGCGGCGCCGCTCGAAGCCGAGCGCCTCAGCGTGTCGGACCGGATCGACGCCGGGGTCGAGGCGGTGCGCGACATCGTCGGTCGGGTATGGCGGTGGATCATCGCCGGCATCGCGATCGGCGCCGGCATTCACGGCTGGGTGCCGGAGGGGCTGCTCGCCGGGATCATGGGACGCGAGGCGTGGTGGTCGGTGCCGGCCGCGGTGGCGATCGGCATTCCGATGTATTCCAACGCCGCCGGGATCGTCCCGGTCGTCGAGGCGTTGCTCGGCAAGGGGGCAGCGCTCGGCACCACCCTGGCGTTCATGATGAGCGTTACCGCGCTGTCGGCGCCGGAGCTGATCATCCTGCGCAAGGTGCTCAACGTCCGGCTGATCGCCGTGTTCGTCGCCGTGGTCGGCCTCGGCATCCTGGCGGTCGGCTATCTGTTCAATTTCCTGTTCGGCTGA
- a CDS encoding arsenite methyltransferase — protein sequence MPTDVQDVKDIVREKYAGAALKVATGGGASCCGSSVLPGASPITSNLYDAAQEQGLPAEAMLASLGCGNPTALAQLSPGEIVLDLGSGGGIDVLLSARRVGPTGKAYGLDMTDEMLALARDNQRKAGLDNVEFLKGEIEAIPLPDASVDVIISNCVINLSGDKDRVLREAFRVLKPGGRFAVSDVVTRGEIPDALRRDVLLWVGCLAGALDEADYVARLEAAGFAQISIEPTRVYDIEDAREFLAGKGIDVDALAPKMQGKFFSGFVRATKPDGNSSAGCCI from the coding sequence ATGCCCACTGACGTGCAAGACGTGAAGGACATCGTTCGCGAGAAATACGCCGGCGCCGCGCTGAAGGTCGCCACCGGCGGCGGCGCGTCGTGCTGCGGGTCGTCGGTGCTTCCCGGCGCCAGCCCGATCACCAGCAATCTCTACGACGCCGCGCAGGAACAGGGCCTGCCGGCCGAGGCGATGCTGGCTTCGCTCGGCTGCGGCAACCCGACCGCGCTGGCGCAGTTGTCGCCGGGCGAGATCGTGCTCGATCTCGGCTCCGGCGGCGGCATCGACGTGCTGCTGTCGGCGCGCCGGGTCGGCCCGACCGGCAAGGCCTACGGCCTCGACATGACCGACGAGATGCTGGCGCTGGCGCGCGACAATCAGCGCAAGGCCGGGCTCGACAACGTCGAATTCCTCAAGGGCGAGATCGAGGCGATCCCCCTGCCCGACGCTTCGGTCGACGTGATCATCTCGAACTGCGTCATCAACCTGTCGGGCGACAAGGACCGCGTGCTGCGCGAGGCGTTCCGGGTGCTGAAGCCGGGCGGCCGGTTCGCGGTGTCGGACGTGGTGACGCGCGGCGAGATTCCGGACGCGCTGCGCCGCGACGTGCTGCTGTGGGTCGGCTGCCTCGCCGGCGCGCTCGACGAGGCCGACTACGTCGCCAGGCTGGAAGCCGCCGGCTTCGCGCAGATCTCGATCGAGCCGACGCGCGTGTACGACATCGAGGACGCCCGCGAATTCCTGGCCGGCAAGGGCATCGACGTCGACGCCCTCGCCCCAAAGATGCAGGGCAAGTTCTTCAGCGGATTCGTCCGGGCCACCAAGCCCGATGGAAACTCGTCCGCAGGATGCTGCATCTGA